A genomic window from Methylorubrum extorquens includes:
- a CDS encoding YoaK family protein, which translates to MADESNKAFPASPVTRVPIALMLAGTAGAADSIGFLEFSQLFMSFMSGNTTRFGVAVAGFDWDGTTRFASVIALFCFGACIGTLIAAWSGRFRLSVLLIIQAVLFAIGLFVPFGTTAFPLHAYPIVLALGIQNATLQDEAGRSLAITYVTGTVVRFGAGIANLILHKPNPSFWLQAPLWGALSTGAVIGGFLHGWYGERAFLFPASLAALLAVVSLVLTVLLKDTPYVSGVAAPQPDAHPEAKPTATVPAAS; encoded by the coding sequence ATGGCTGACGAGTCGAACAAGGCCTTTCCGGCAAGTCCCGTGACACGTGTACCCATCGCACTCATGCTCGCAGGCACCGCGGGGGCCGCCGACTCGATCGGCTTCCTCGAATTCTCCCAGCTCTTCATGTCGTTCATGAGCGGCAACACCACGCGGTTCGGCGTGGCCGTCGCCGGCTTCGACTGGGACGGCACCACCCGGTTCGCCAGCGTGATCGCGCTGTTCTGCTTCGGCGCCTGCATCGGCACGCTGATCGCGGCCTGGTCCGGCCGGTTCCGGCTCTCGGTCCTGCTCATCATCCAGGCGGTGCTGTTCGCCATCGGCCTGTTCGTCCCGTTCGGCACCACGGCGTTCCCGCTCCACGCCTACCCGATCGTGCTGGCGCTCGGCATCCAGAACGCGACGCTCCAGGATGAGGCGGGCCGTAGCCTCGCCATCACCTACGTCACGGGAACGGTGGTGCGCTTCGGTGCGGGCATCGCCAACCTGATCCTGCACAAGCCAAACCCCTCGTTCTGGCTGCAGGCGCCGCTCTGGGGCGCGCTCAGCACGGGCGCCGTGATCGGCGGCTTCCTGCACGGCTGGTACGGTGAGCGGGCCTTCCTGTTCCCGGCCAGCCTCGCGGCGCTGCTGGCTGTGGTCTCGCTGGTGCTGACGGTCCTGCTCAAGGACACGCCCTACGTTTCCGGCGTGGCGGCTCCGCAGCCCGACGCGCATCCGGAGGCGAAGCCGACGGCGACCGTTCCCGCCGCGAGCTGA
- the arfB gene encoding alternative ribosome rescue aminoacyl-tRNA hydrolase ArfB: MALQCTPLIEIDEAELEETFVRASGPGGQNVNKLSTAVQLRFDVRRSRSLPDAVAVRLMRLAGRRLTGEGVLVINAQRFRTQERNRADARERLAALVAEAAVPPTPRRATRPTLASKKRRLDEKSRRSSVKRLRGGPGDD; encoded by the coding sequence GTGGCGCTCCAGTGCACGCCGCTGATCGAGATCGACGAGGCCGAACTCGAGGAGACGTTCGTGCGCGCCTCGGGTCCGGGCGGGCAGAACGTCAACAAGCTGTCCACCGCGGTGCAGCTCCGCTTCGATGTGCGCCGTTCCCGCAGCCTGCCCGATGCCGTGGCGGTGCGGCTGATGCGGCTCGCCGGCCGGCGCCTGACGGGAGAGGGGGTGCTCGTCATCAACGCCCAGCGCTTCCGCACGCAGGAGCGCAACCGGGCCGATGCCCGCGAACGGCTCGCGGCGCTGGTGGCGGAAGCGGCGGTGCCGCCGACGCCGCGCCGCGCCACTCGGCCGACGCTGGCCTCGAAGAAGCGGCGCCTCGACGAAAAAAGCCGCCGCAGCAGCGTCAAGCGGCTGCGCGGCGGCCCTGGGGACGATTGA
- a CDS encoding BolA family protein produces MTGTLKDWIAGRLEAELAPTALNVTDESHLHAGHSGARPEGETHFRLDVVSAAFEGKSRVERHRIVNGLLDEAFKRGLHALAVRARTPGEAG; encoded by the coding sequence ATGACCGGGACCCTGAAGGACTGGATCGCCGGGCGCCTGGAGGCCGAGTTGGCACCGACGGCGCTCAATGTGACCGACGAGTCGCACCTCCATGCCGGCCATTCCGGCGCCCGGCCGGAGGGTGAGACCCATTTCCGGCTCGATGTCGTCTCGGCGGCCTTCGAGGGAAAAAGCCGGGTCGAACGCCACCGGATCGTCAACGGCCTTCTCGACGAGGCCTTCAAGCGCGGGCTGCACGCGCTTGCGGTGCGGGCCCGGACGCCGGGCGAGGCCGGTTGA
- a CDS encoding J domain-containing protein codes for MDLNSPLFDRIRIKPTCDDPKPGAKTGAKAGARAKAGAATAEAGCEAEGCTHPGLYRAPKGRKQEGQYWRFCIDHVRAYNASYNYFDGMNDAAVEAYQKDAIIGHRPTWSMGMNAAAATAEGKAKGAKGGQPEAERDWAYADPLGILRANGVGGGAAGRRQAEPEPQRPRHSAAVRKALDVMGLDENADTAAIKAQYKTLVKRFHPDANGGDRSFEERLRDIIRAHDILRGAGLC; via the coding sequence ATGGATCTCAACTCGCCGCTGTTCGACCGCATCCGTATCAAGCCGACCTGTGACGATCCCAAGCCGGGAGCGAAGACGGGGGCGAAGGCCGGCGCGCGCGCGAAGGCCGGTGCGGCCACGGCCGAGGCGGGCTGCGAGGCGGAGGGCTGCACCCATCCCGGCCTCTACCGCGCGCCCAAGGGACGCAAGCAGGAGGGGCAGTACTGGCGCTTCTGCATCGACCACGTGCGCGCCTACAACGCCTCATACAACTACTTCGACGGCATGAACGATGCCGCGGTCGAAGCCTACCAGAAGGATGCGATCATCGGCCATCGGCCGACATGGTCGATGGGTATGAACGCGGCCGCCGCCACGGCCGAGGGTAAGGCCAAAGGGGCAAAGGGCGGCCAGCCCGAGGCCGAGCGGGATTGGGCCTATGCCGATCCGCTGGGCATCCTGCGGGCGAACGGGGTCGGCGGCGGGGCGGCGGGCCGGCGTCAGGCCGAGCCGGAGCCGCAGCGTCCGCGCCACTCGGCGGCGGTGCGCAAGGCGCTCGACGTGATGGGGCTCGACGAGAACGCCGACACCGCGGCGATCAAGGCGCAGTACAAGACACTGGTGAAGCGCTTCCACCCCGATGCCAACGGCGGCGACCGCTCCTTCGAGGAGCGCTTGCGCGACATCATCCGCGCCCACGACATCCTGCGCGGCGCCGGGCTATGCTGA